Part of the Paenibacillus guangzhouensis genome is shown below.
GGAACGTTATCTATCGACGCCGCTATTTGATGAAGAATAACGGATCATCCACCAATGATGAATGAAAAAAGACCATGCCGGATATATGCCCGGGCATGGTCTTTATTGCCTTCATTTGTTCACATATTGTGAATTGTGTCACGAAAAGTTCAAAAATGAAAATCAAAGAAAATAAGAGATTTTCGGCGATATTTTAAATTTCCTTTTATTAGCAAACACCATCCAATGCAAAATGATATCGCCATCCGCCTTACTTTGATCACAGTTCAGACACGGAATAGTCAAAATTTTAACTTCTTTTTACTCTTATTTTCGCTCATTTCCTCATAAATACCTCGAATTTTCTGGTTATTACTTCCATAAAACTGCAATTTACCGCTTTCAAATGTGACGAAACTTTGATATTTGTGCTTTTGATCACATTTATGAATAAAAATCAAAATCGGCGAATTTGGCGCTTTTCAGTGATATTTAACACATTTTCGGGTTTTATTACGAAATCGTCATCTTTTTTTGTTAGAAATTTATCCATTTAATTCCATTATTGGTTCTCAATAGGGTTTGTTATTACCTGAATATCTTAATAAGATAAAAGAAATTAAGTTCTCTTTGGAATACATCAACATGTGCATTGTTAAGGAAGGGGTTACTTATGAAAAAGAGAGGACCGCTATTATTATTCTTCATCTCACTCATTATGCTATTAAGTGGATGTAGCTCGAAACTGCTGGTACTGGATCCAAAAGGTCCGGTAGCGAAGACGCAGTCGAGTACGATTATCTTCTCCATGATCGTCATGGCTGTCGTACTGTTAGTCGTCTACGTCATGTACATTTACATGCTGACAAAATATCGTGCGACCAAAGCCAATGAAGGTTATGAACCGCCTCATATCGAGGGAAGCAAGTGGTTGGAGCTGATCTGGACGATTATCCCGATCATCATCGTTGTGATTCTATCCGTTGTTACGGTTCGTACGACCAATGCGGTGGAAAAAGTACCTGCCGGATACGAGGACCAGAAGCCGCTCGTGATCTATGCATCATCTTCCGATTGGAAATGGCACTTCAGCTATCCGGAAGAAAATATTGAGACTGTTAACTATGTCAATATCCCTACGAACCGCCCGGTTGAATTCCGTCTATATGCATTCGGACCAATCACAAGCTTCTGGGTTCCACAGCTTGGCGGTCAGAAATATGCGATGAGCGATATGGTGAATAAACTCAATCTTGTCGCTGAACATGAAGGATCATTCTTTGGTAGGAACTCGAACTTCTCGGGTAAAGGATTCGCACATATGGAATTCGAAGTATTGGCTCAATCCCCTGCGGATTATACCAAATGGGTTGACGATGTGAAGAAAACTGCTTCGAAATTAACGGAAGACGAGTTCAATAAACTATTGGATACGCCAGTCGTCGGACGTAAGACGTATTCGTCCACTCACCTTGAATTCCGTCCAGCACCTGAAGGTGCAAATGGTGGACATCATCATGGTGGCGGCGACGCAGATGCCAAGGACAACACAGGATCGATGGATCATTCGAACATGAACATGGACGATATGGAATCGATGGATCATTCGCAGCACGAATAAGCGATGGGACAGGAAGGAGTATTAATCGTATGAAACTCGATGAATTTTTCGTTACGGGAGAACCGATGATCTACGCCGCAATGGTCAGTATCGTCGTTGCCTCTCTAGCAATCCTCATCGGTCTGACCTATTTCAAGAAATGGGGCTACCTTTGGAGAGAGTGGTTAACAACCGTCGATCATAAACGTATCGGCGTCATGTATATTATCGCAGCACTCCTCATGTTATTCCGTGGGGGCGTGGATGCACTACTCATGCGTGCTCAGCTCGCAGTTCCAGAGAATGGGCTGCTCGACGCGCAGCATTATAATGAAATTTTCACAACGCATGGTGTTATCATGATCCTATTCATGGCGATGCCATTCATTATCGGACTTATGAACATCGTCGTTCCATTGCAAATTGGCGCGCGTGACGTTGCATTCCCAAGGCTGAATGCCGTCAGCTTCTGGCTCTTCTTCGCTGGAGCGATGTTATTTAACCTATCCTTCGTCATCGGGGGCTCCCCAGATGCAGGATGGACAGCGTACTTCCCGCTCGCGAGTCTGGAACTCAGTCCGACCGTCGGGAATAACTTCTATTCGATTGCGTTACAGATTGCCGGTATCGGTACCCTGCTAACAGGGGTTAACTTTATCGTTACGATTCTTAAAATGCGTGCGCCTGGCATGAAGCTTATGCAGATGCCAATGTTCACATGGTCTATCTTGATCACTAGTGTTATCATTTTGTTCGCATTCCCGGTTCTAACCGTAGCTCTTGCACTAATGATGTTCGACCGGATGTTCGGAGGCCAATTCTTTACGATGGCCAACGGCGGGATGGATATGCTCTGGGCGAACTTATTCTGGGTATGGGGTCATCCAGAGGTTTATATCGTTATTTTGCCGGCCTTCGGTATTTATAGTGAAATTATCTCAACATTCTCCAAAAAGAATTTGTATGGTTATAAATCAATGGTTGCCAGTATGGTTGTCATTTCGTTACTTTCCTTCGTCGTATGGGCGCATCACTTCTATACGATGGGTCATGGTGCGATGGTCAATGGCGTCTTCTCGATTACAACGATGGCCATTGCAGTTCCTACCGGAGTCAAGATATTCAACTGGTTATTCACCTTACAGAAAGGCCGAATATCCTTCACGACGCCTATGCTATACACATTAGCGTTCATTCCGATCTTTACAATCGGTGGGGTTACTGGTGTTATGCTAGCCATGGCTTCCGCGGACTATCAGTATCATAATACGATGTTCCTGGTTGCGCATTTCCACTACGTATTGATTCCAGGTACCGTATTTGCAGTTATCGCCGGGTTCCATTACTGGTTCCCAAAAATGTTCGGATTCCGTCTGAACGAACGTCTTGGTAAACTTGCATTCTGGTTAATTGCAATTTTCTTCAACGTAACATTCCTGCCGCTCTTCTTCTTGGGATTGAACGGAATGTCGCGTCGGATGTACACCTATTCCGCAGGTTCAGGATTCGGGCCGCTAAATATGATCGCATCGATCGGTGCTGTCGGACTTGCACTTGGCTTTGTTGTTCTATGCTACAACATCTATTGGAGCTTCCGTTATGCACCACGCGAAAATGCAAGCGATCCATGGGGTGGCGGTCGTACGCTTGAATGGGCTACTCATAGTCCAGTTCCAGAATACAACTTTGCACGTACACCGAATGTCAAAGGTATGGATGCTTACTGGCATTCGAAGAAAGAGAACCAACCATTATTTGAAGGTAAAATTGAACCGATTCATATGCCGAATAACAGCGGCCAACCGTTTATTCTCGGCGTAATCTTCTTCTTCCTAGGTTTCTTCTTGATCTTCAGCTGGTGGATTCCATCGATCATCGCGGGTATCGCGGTTATCATTATGCTTGCAGCTCGTACATTCGAGCGCGATCATGGTAGACACATCCCTGTCAAAGAGATCATCGAGACCGAAAAGAAACTTGGGGGTGAACTCGTATGAAAATAAATCCGAATGTGCCGCTCGAATATGGCACTGAAGAGAACAGCAACCGCATCTTCGGGTTCTGGTTGTTCCTAGGCGCAGAGATCGCCCTCTTCTCTACGTTGTTCGCTGTTTATTTCACACTCTGGAATCGTGCGGGCAGCGGCCCGACAGCCAGTGAGATTTTCGAATTAAACGGTGTTCTGGTTGAGACATTCCTACTCTTAACGAGTAGTTTCACTTGTGGACTCGCGATTCATGCGATGCGTCAGGGATTCAAAAAAGCAACACTCGTGTTCTTCGGCATCACCCTCTTAATGGGTCTAGGATTCTTGGGCGTCGAAATCACAGAGTTCGTTACGTATGTACATGATGGTGCTACACTTTCTACTAGCGCATTTTTATCCAGCTTGTTCGTCCTGCTAGGAACGCACGGTCTCCACGTTACGATGGGCTTCCTGTGGGGAGCTGCTATCATGATTCAGATCAAACGTGAAGGCTTCACGCCAGATACAACGAATAAATCGTTTATCTTCTCCTTGTACTGGCATTTCCTTGATGTCGTATGGATCTTCATCTTCAGCTTTGTCTACTTGAAAGGAATGATGTGATATGATGAAGCAACTATTCCCAGTCAAGCATGTCATGGGGTATATCTTCTCACTTGTCCTTTCGGTCGTCGCGCTGGCGGTGCTGATGGATGGCATCTCCTACACGGTGGGACTTGCAATTCTACTGATCTGTGCAATTTTGCAAGCCGGAACGCAATTGTTCCTCTTCATGCACATTGGCGAATCGAAAGATACGAAGTCGAGCCTCTACCTCAACATTGCTTATGCCCTCTTCGTGGGTCTCGTAACGATCTTCGGTACATTGTTCACGATGATTTGGGGTTACAACTAGGATTAGAAACCGTCAGAGAGAGATCTCTGGCGGTTTTTTTGTTTGTGGGGAGGGGGAGTTCGATCGATAAAACAGACTAGGTCAAAGGGAGAACTCGCTCCAACCGCTTCTTGTCCGCCCATTTCCTTTGATTAGATGAGTTGGATGAAATGGGCTTCCAAAGAGCGGACGTAGACTTTTCCGCGAGTTCTTCCCTCCTCCGAATAGTTTTATCGTTCGAACCATTCTAACCCCCAAAACCTGAACCGCCAACGATTCTCTATGCGGTTTCAGAGGGGTAGGAGGAAGACCAAAAGCGCCGCATCTTGGCAGATAGCGGCGCTTTTTCCTACGCTAAGCCTAAATACAATTTCGCTAGACCTTAAAATGAACATCGACGTAGGTCACATCCCGCATCGATTGCAGCCACCCTTGGATGTCATCCACGCGTACTGGGTCAACCACGATATACCGAACTTGGCTGTAAGAGTCGTCTCCGATCTCGTCGCAAGACGGCTCCATATACAACACCTCGCCGACTAATGAGCCGATCTGGTCTAGAATGACCATCGCACAGGCCATCTTCATCATACACCGGGAAGCGAATCCCACTTGGATCTGAAGCACTCGAATCCCCTCATGCTGAATCCGATGGATGATGTTCTCCACATTAAACGCTTGGCTAGCCTCTGCCGATATCGCGCTCATAATGTCTTGCTGCATGCTTGTATTCTTCTCACTCGCCAGCGCATATCCTCTTAATTCGCATAGCAACGGCGCCACATCTGCAGTGACTTTACTCCCGAGCAGAATAGCATCCTTCAACATCCGCATTTGATCCATACAGCGGAAGATCAGATTCACAATATCGCGAGTCATGTTCAGCTTCCAATGCCTCACAAGGTCCAATAACCGCTCCATTTCGAATCGAAGTTGTTTCATTTGCTCAATTTCTAATATCCAATAGGCCTTTCGCGACATATCGATCTGATTCATTTCCTGACCTACATCATTAATTTGTGCTGTAGCTTCGTCTAGAAATTCGCTTTGCATCACCGGAAATAAAGTTGAAATTGTCATGTTGTTCCTCCTTCACTCCCATATCCCTCAGCAGCTCTAGCATATCGATCTCCTTCCTCGCTAACTCTTCATCCGGGATTCGTAAACATGCAGTCACGTATTTTTTATCAAATTGCGTATTGGTGCAGCGAATTAATTCGGCCTTAGCTTCTTCAAGCGTCATTGCTGGTCGATACGGCTGATCTGAGATCATCTTGTCCCAAGCGTCAATGACGGTGCAGATCCTCGCAAACGGGGGGATATTATCCCACATTAAGCCAGACGGATACCCTTCACCATTCCACCGTTCATGATGATATTTGACGATATCTATGACGATGCGGCTTCCGATCTGCTCCCCTGTTAAGCGTTCTGCTCCAAGAACCGGGTGCTGCCTCATAACATCCCACTCATATGTCGTCAGTTGCGTAGTCTTCGTCAAGATCTCCGTAGGAATCAACAGTTTCCCGATGTCATGCAGACAACAGCCTAAGATCAACTGACTAGTCTGGGTCTTGGTTAGCTGCAATTGCTTCGCCATACACCGCGCGAGATGCCCGACTCGCATACTATGTTCAAATGTGATCTGATCTTTTCCCCATAAGTCATGCAGCAATTCTGTGATGTGTTCCATTCGCATAACCTCACCTACTTTGCCATGATATGCAAAAGAAATTGAAGACCACCCGTATATCAGAGGATCTTCAACATTTTTTAGCAATCCATCCCATATTCCAGTCCGTATCCATCCCGTTTACCTTCATTACATGGTAAAATAGTTAGTACGTACAATTTGTGTTGTTCGACATCTTTATACAAATATCGTATTAATTATAGTAAACTTTTCCTAGTAATTCAAGTAAATTGAACGATATCATAGTCTTATTTACCTATAGTATATCTTTTAAGCATTCTTCAACATAATCGGGAGCTGCTTTTTGAATTTGCTGAACCGTATGTAAATATCTTTGCGTCGTATTGATATGCGTATGCCCGAGGGACTCTTGCACCT
Proteins encoded:
- the qoxD gene encoding cytochrome aa3 quinol oxidase subunit IV, encoding MKQLFPVKHVMGYIFSLVLSVVALAVLMDGISYTVGLAILLICAILQAGTQLFLFMHIGESKDTKSSLYLNIAYALFVGLVTIFGTLFTMIWGYN
- the qoxC gene encoding cytochrome aa3 quinol oxidase subunit III codes for the protein MKINPNVPLEYGTEENSNRIFGFWLFLGAEIALFSTLFAVYFTLWNRAGSGPTASEIFELNGVLVETFLLLTSSFTCGLAIHAMRQGFKKATLVFFGITLLMGLGFLGVEITEFVTYVHDGATLSTSAFLSSLFVLLGTHGLHVTMGFLWGAAIMIQIKREGFTPDTTNKSFIFSLYWHFLDVVWIFIFSFVYLKGMM
- a CDS encoding HD-GYP domain-containing protein, yielding MEHITELLHDLWGKDQITFEHSMRVGHLARCMAKQLQLTKTQTSQLILGCCLHDIGKLLIPTEILTKTTQLTTYEWDVMRQHPVLGAERLTGEQIGSRIVIDIVKYHHERWNGEGYPSGLMWDNIPPFARICTVIDAWDKMISDQPYRPAMTLEEAKAELIRCTNTQFDKKYVTACLRIPDEELARKEIDMLELLRDMGVKEEQHDNFNFISGDAKRISRRSYSTN
- the qoxA gene encoding cytochrome aa3 quinol oxidase subunit II, producing the protein MKKRGPLLLFFISLIMLLSGCSSKLLVLDPKGPVAKTQSSTIIFSMIVMAVVLLVVYVMYIYMLTKYRATKANEGYEPPHIEGSKWLELIWTIIPIIIVVILSVVTVRTTNAVEKVPAGYEDQKPLVIYASSSDWKWHFSYPEENIETVNYVNIPTNRPVEFRLYAFGPITSFWVPQLGGQKYAMSDMVNKLNLVAEHEGSFFGRNSNFSGKGFAHMEFEVLAQSPADYTKWVDDVKKTASKLTEDEFNKLLDTPVVGRKTYSSTHLEFRPAPEGANGGHHHGGGDADAKDNTGSMDHSNMNMDDMESMDHSQHE
- the qoxB gene encoding cytochrome aa3 quinol oxidase subunit I, with the protein product MKLDEFFVTGEPMIYAAMVSIVVASLAILIGLTYFKKWGYLWREWLTTVDHKRIGVMYIIAALLMLFRGGVDALLMRAQLAVPENGLLDAQHYNEIFTTHGVIMILFMAMPFIIGLMNIVVPLQIGARDVAFPRLNAVSFWLFFAGAMLFNLSFVIGGSPDAGWTAYFPLASLELSPTVGNNFYSIALQIAGIGTLLTGVNFIVTILKMRAPGMKLMQMPMFTWSILITSVIILFAFPVLTVALALMMFDRMFGGQFFTMANGGMDMLWANLFWVWGHPEVYIVILPAFGIYSEIISTFSKKNLYGYKSMVASMVVISLLSFVVWAHHFYTMGHGAMVNGVFSITTMAIAVPTGVKIFNWLFTLQKGRISFTTPMLYTLAFIPIFTIGGVTGVMLAMASADYQYHNTMFLVAHFHYVLIPGTVFAVIAGFHYWFPKMFGFRLNERLGKLAFWLIAIFFNVTFLPLFFLGLNGMSRRMYTYSAGSGFGPLNMIASIGAVGLALGFVVLCYNIYWSFRYAPRENASDPWGGGRTLEWATHSPVPEYNFARTPNVKGMDAYWHSKKENQPLFEGKIEPIHMPNNSGQPFILGVIFFFLGFFLIFSWWIPSIIAGIAVIIMLAARTFERDHGRHIPVKEIIETEKKLGGELV